From one Treponema denticola genomic stretch:
- a CDS encoding MptD family putative ECF transporter S component, with product MNKKMNTTAKWTIKDVITTVLLSALLVVMQFIVNMVCMANHFVSMTLSVGFSVFICAPVYFLMVQRVGKRGVSFIYMTLLGIIFLIMGNWYLLPYYIVIGLICEAVLWKHGAYQNPHRLMAAWTVSSLLFNGTNLLPIWFFWDAYYAFAVSSGMSQEYIDSYVRYFTVPYWIIFIVAFTTVCGFAGSLIASRLIKKHFEKAGVL from the coding sequence ATGAATAAAAAAATGAACACAACAGCCAAATGGACGATAAAAGATGTAATAACTACGGTTTTATTAAGTGCTCTTCTTGTCGTTATGCAATTTATTGTAAATATGGTGTGCATGGCAAACCATTTTGTCAGTATGACGCTATCAGTCGGTTTTTCAGTATTTATCTGTGCACCGGTTTATTTTCTCATGGTACAACGGGTGGGAAAACGGGGTGTGTCTTTTATCTACATGACACTTCTCGGCATCATTTTTCTAATAATGGGAAACTGGTATTTATTGCCGTATTACATCGTTATCGGCTTAATATGCGAAGCCGTTTTATGGAAACATGGAGCCTATCAAAATCCGCACCGGCTTATGGCTGCATGGACGGTTTCCAGCCTGTTATTTAACGGAACAAATTTGCTTCCGATCTGGTTCTTCTGGGATGCTTATTATGCCTTTGCCGTTTCAAGCGGGATGAGCCAAGAATATATCGACTCATATGTTCGGTATTTTACCGTTCCTTATTGGATTATTTTTATCGTTGCGTTTACAACCGTCTGCGGTTTTGCAGGAAGTCTGATTGCTTCAAGGCTGATAAAAAAACATTTTGAAAAAGCGGGCGTATTATAA
- a CDS encoding energy-coupling factor transporter transmembrane component T family protein, whose translation MKKVSKDFTAPVKLWTLLCVIVSSFFIADYRINGILSLIGLLYLAVQCKWRLLISFGLFYALLMFLLIGIRRYGIRTIIIPEFYIFLCWNLLPVMLIGWDVITTPPGEIAAFLSRIGMPVSVILGLLVIFRFIPVMKAEVKKLRLSMKTKGLLDPARILTHPLETGEYVLIPLLLRCIQIADQLAVSAVVRGIQCPVKRSSYYGKKMQTFDYIAVIVWSTTTAAVIMVRSLA comes from the coding sequence ATGAAAAAGGTTTCAAAAGATTTTACGGCTCCGGTAAAATTGTGGACGCTTTTGTGCGTTATTGTAAGCTCATTTTTTATCGCCGATTACAGGATAAACGGTATTCTTTCGCTTATCGGACTTTTATATCTTGCCGTCCAGTGTAAATGGCGGCTGCTGATATCATTCGGTCTCTTTTATGCGCTGCTAATGTTTCTCTTAATAGGTATCCGCCGGTATGGCATTAGAACAATCATCATACCGGAGTTCTATATTTTTTTATGTTGGAACCTCTTACCTGTTATGCTTATAGGATGGGATGTGATAACAACGCCGCCCGGAGAGATTGCAGCTTTCCTTTCCCGTATCGGAATGCCGGTCTCCGTTATTTTAGGACTGCTCGTCATCTTCCGTTTTATACCGGTGATGAAAGCGGAAGTAAAAAAGCTCCGCCTTTCAATGAAAACCAAAGGCCTTTTGGACCCGGCCCGCATCCTAACTCATCCCTTAGAAACGGGAGAATATGTGCTGATTCCTCTGCTTTTACGCTGCATTCAAATTGCCGATCAGCTCGCAGTCTCGGCAGTTGTGCGGGGTATTCAGTGTCCGGTAAAACGGAGCAGCTATTACGGAAAAAAGATGCAGACTTTCGACTATATAGCTGTTATCGTGTGGAGCACTACCACGGCTGCGGTTATCATGGTAAGGAGTCTTGCTTAA
- a CDS encoding ABC transporter ATP-binding protein, translating into MIHMENVSFHYENSERGVSDINLTINEGECTVLTGPSGGGKTTILRLLNGLALGYYSGTLSGHIFIGGKDMSSTPLWERGKFIGSVFQEPQSQFFSSELAGEIAFSCENYGLAQHEIIARTEGAIEAFHLAALRDHTLDTFSSGEKQRAAIASVYALSPSIYVCDEPTANLDEESAIRLSHVLKKLKEEGRTLIIAEHRLSWLYGIADRFIYIDGGKIQWVRTAEEMQKMTLEQKKLFGLRSFTPALKPALPPPSSRALSSGTANEPLLQADGIYRKEKGNLILQTISFSVWSGQIIALTGKNGVGKTTLGLILSGLNKESGGTVFLNGKKCGLRARRKAVWYSANDTGTQFFTESVSEEILLSMMNTPDKLERARNILQTMGLYNLKDVHPATLSGGQKQRLSVACALLSGRSILIFDEPTSGLDGYHADILAKAFLDAAACGKTIIIITHDFELITACCSSEIVLEGEAQTK; encoded by the coding sequence ATGATACATATGGAAAATGTAAGTTTTCATTATGAAAACAGTGAAAGAGGTGTGTCGGACATAAACCTTACAATTAACGAAGGCGAATGTACGGTTCTAACCGGCCCGTCGGGCGGCGGTAAAACGACAATATTGCGCCTTTTAAACGGATTAGCACTGGGCTATTACAGCGGAACACTTTCAGGACATATCTTTATCGGCGGAAAAGATATGTCTTCTACCCCATTATGGGAGCGCGGCAAATTTATAGGCAGCGTATTTCAGGAGCCGCAAAGTCAGTTTTTTTCTTCCGAGCTTGCAGGTGAGATTGCTTTTTCATGCGAAAATTACGGGCTGGCACAACACGAGATCATCGCCCGCACGGAGGGGGCAATCGAAGCGTTTCATCTTGCGGCATTACGAGACCATACGCTTGACACATTTTCAAGCGGAGAAAAACAGCGCGCTGCAATCGCTTCGGTCTATGCCCTATCGCCTTCAATATATGTATGTGATGAGCCGACTGCCAATCTCGATGAAGAAAGCGCTATAAGGCTTTCTCATGTTTTAAAGAAGCTCAAAGAAGAAGGGCGTACTCTGATTATTGCAGAACATAGGTTAAGCTGGCTGTATGGAATTGCCGACCGTTTTATCTATATAGATGGAGGAAAAATACAGTGGGTGCGTACGGCTGAAGAAATGCAGAAAATGACGCTTGAGCAAAAAAAGCTTTTTGGATTGAGGTCATTTACGCCTGCTTTAAAACCGGCTCTTCCCCCTCCTTCATCAAGAGCCTTATCTTCCGGTACGGCAAATGAACCCTTACTGCAAGCAGACGGGATATACCGCAAAGAAAAGGGGAACCTTATTTTGCAAACAATATCTTTTTCCGTATGGAGCGGACAGATTATTGCGCTTACCGGTAAAAACGGAGTTGGAAAAACAACGCTCGGCCTTATTTTGAGCGGGCTTAATAAAGAGTCGGGCGGCACGGTATTCCTCAACGGAAAAAAATGCGGACTTCGGGCGCGACGCAAAGCGGTATGGTACAGCGCCAACGACACTGGAACGCAATTTTTTACCGAAAGCGTTTCCGAAGAAATTTTATTGAGTATGATGAACACCCCTGATAAGCTTGAACGGGCGCGGAATATCTTACAAACTATGGGGCTCTACAATCTCAAAGATGTTCATCCTGCAACGCTTTCCGGCGGACAAAAACAGAGGCTTTCCGTTGCCTGCGCCCTGCTGTCCGGCCGCAGCATACTCATTTTCGATGAGCCGACCAGCGGTTTGGACGGCTATCATGCGGATATCCTTGCAAAAGCTTTTTTGGATGCGGCGGCTTGCGGTAAAACGATTATCATTATTACTCACGATTTTGAACTTATCACTGCTTGCTGCAGCTCCGAAATCGTGCTTGAGGGAGAAGCTCAAACGAAATAA
- a CDS encoding gliding motility protein has translation MKAKTGDVYCVYNSHLKKYTACQITKIEEGEKKPKAVLLWLDWSGEQPLKEEELPLLKPLYQDFMYWERGLHLCNVDVMVPANHMLIGNMQPLTDESTNTYARSWGNGYEVYRQLKWQEIPKEQRDAFKKAESSKEKIIFAGKEMAVSRYRIHDDVPFENVLELKAFPCLSYLACKKWHIGLYEYLQSCPFLDELVLENHQQKKLDFSNAHLHSLSIDMNGVEDLYLNNELEELILLGEVTNNCKIHAVENGALLLLTSTEIVPKIQGLKDLGKLHCSEITELDVAEILKAYPMLKELRLWGKPGILSNLSMLSRFTKLEGFTTVDLFGFSAEDIPEPERLPNLHWFWMSSLPENAAKKAKQLYKKRKEEGLDLWIQKPRKPEWLAQNLDNPFRSWDGQENISAANAKKAADLYKKTRAEILKLGQSSPIEAARTAEALVRTYTEAFNKMDKRKYFIETVEREDIYCALTELLDLIPLSLSINKEKLLEIFDLTRDF, from the coding sequence ATGAAAGCGAAAACCGGCGATGTATACTGTGTGTATAATTCACATTTAAAAAAATATACTGCGTGCCAAATAACCAAGATAGAGGAAGGTGAGAAAAAACCGAAAGCAGTGCTGCTCTGGTTAGATTGGTCGGGTGAACAGCCTCTCAAAGAGGAAGAATTACCTTTACTAAAGCCGCTTTATCAGGACTTTATGTACTGGGAACGAGGCCTGCATCTTTGTAATGTTGATGTCATGGTGCCTGCGAACCATATGTTAATCGGTAACATGCAGCCATTAACCGATGAAAGCACAAATACCTATGCAAGGTCTTGGGGAAACGGATACGAAGTATATCGTCAACTTAAATGGCAGGAGATTCCTAAAGAGCAAAGAGATGCGTTTAAAAAAGCGGAGAGCAGTAAGGAAAAAATTATATTTGCCGGAAAAGAAATGGCCGTTTCCAGATATCGTATACATGATGATGTTCCTTTTGAAAATGTGCTGGAATTAAAAGCCTTTCCATGCTTATCCTATTTGGCATGTAAAAAATGGCATATCGGTTTATATGAATATTTACAATCATGTCCATTTTTAGATGAGCTGGTACTTGAAAATCATCAACAAAAAAAATTGGATTTTTCCAATGCGCATTTACATAGTCTTTCCATTGATATGAACGGTGTAGAAGATCTTTATCTGAATAACGAGTTGGAAGAACTTATTCTGTTAGGTGAAGTAACAAATAACTGTAAAATACATGCTGTTGAAAACGGAGCTTTATTACTTTTAACATCAACTGAAATAGTGCCTAAAATACAGGGGCTAAAAGACTTGGGCAAACTGCATTGCTCAGAGATTACAGAACTTGATGTAGCCGAGATTTTAAAAGCATATCCGATGCTGAAGGAATTGCGGCTATGGGGAAAACCAGGTATTCTTTCTAACCTTTCTATGCTATCCCGATTTACAAAACTGGAGGGCTTTACTACGGTTGATTTATTCGGTTTTTCTGCCGAAGACATTCCGGAGCCGGAACGTTTACCTAACTTACATTGGTTTTGGATGAGCAGCCTGCCGGAAAATGCAGCCAAAAAAGCTAAACAGCTTTATAAAAAGAGAAAAGAAGAGGGGCTTGATCTTTGGATACAAAAGCCGCGAAAACCGGAATGGTTGGCGCAAAACCTTGACAATCCGTTCCGTTCATGGGACGGACAAGAAAATATTTCTGCAGCGAATGCCAAGAAAGCAGCAGATTTATATAAAAAAACAAGAGCCGAAATTCTCAAATTGGGACAAAGTTCGCCGATCGAAGCTGCTCGGACTGCCGAAGCTTTGGTGAGGACATACACTGAAGCCTTTAATAAGATGGACAAACGCAAATATTTTATTGAAACAGTAGAAAGAGAGGATATCTATTGTGCTCTTACAGAACTTTTAGATTTAATACCGCTTTCTCTATCTATCAATAAAGAAAAACTCTTGGAAATTTTTGACCTAACACGGGATTTTTAG
- a CDS encoding tryptophanase, translated as MKKYVPEPFRIKMVEPIKMTTREDRIKYLEKAKYNMFNLRGEDVYIDLLTDSGTNAMSDKQWGGVMVGDEAYAGGKSYFKLVEAGQDIFGYEFIQPVHQGRAAEKVLFPLLLKKGQVAISNMFFDTTRAHVTLAGGRPLDCVCKEAKKPSEYAPFKGNMDVEKLEQLINEHGKEKVGMIVMTITNNSAGGQAVSIQNIRDVAKVAKKYGILFNIDAARFAENAYFVKQREEEFKNKPIKEIIREMFSYADTFTMSAKKDAIVNMGGLIGIKNNQEIYQMIKGNCISFEGFITYGGLAGRDLEALAIGLYEGIDEEYLKYRNASMEYLASQLLDAGVAIQNPAGGHGVYVDANAMFPHIPYYQFPGHTLCVELYKEAGIRTCDIGSFMLGNDPETGEQIKSEFEFARLAIPRRVYTQSHLDVIAGALINIKERASQVKGYKIIWEPPILRHFQAHLEPIK; from the coding sequence ATGAAAAAGTATGTACCGGAACCGTTTAGAATTAAAATGGTTGAGCCCATCAAAATGACAACGCGTGAGGACCGTATCAAATATCTTGAAAAAGCAAAATACAATATGTTTAACTTACGCGGTGAAGATGTCTACATTGATTTATTGACCGACAGCGGAACTAATGCAATGAGCGATAAGCAGTGGGGCGGCGTTATGGTCGGAGATGAGGCCTATGCCGGAGGAAAAAGCTATTTTAAATTGGTTGAAGCAGGACAGGATATCTTCGGATATGAATTCATCCAGCCCGTCCATCAGGGCCGAGCTGCAGAAAAGGTTTTATTCCCCTTGCTGCTCAAAAAAGGCCAAGTTGCTATTTCAAATATGTTCTTTGACACAACCAGAGCTCACGTAACCTTAGCCGGAGGAAGACCTCTCGACTGCGTATGTAAGGAAGCAAAAAAACCTTCCGAATATGCACCTTTTAAGGGAAACATGGATGTCGAAAAGCTTGAACAGCTTATTAACGAGCACGGAAAAGAAAAGGTCGGAATGATTGTAATGACTATTACAAACAACTCTGCCGGAGGACAAGCCGTTTCAATTCAGAATATCCGCGATGTTGCCAAAGTTGCAAAAAAATACGGCATTTTGTTCAATATTGACGCAGCTCGATTTGCAGAAAATGCCTACTTTGTAAAGCAAAGAGAAGAAGAATTTAAGAATAAGCCTATTAAAGAAATTATCCGTGAAATGTTCAGCTATGCAGACACCTTTACGATGAGTGCCAAAAAAGATGCTATCGTTAATATGGGCGGTTTGATCGGTATTAAAAACAATCAAGAAATCTATCAAATGATTAAGGGTAACTGTATTTCTTTTGAAGGATTTATTACCTACGGAGGCCTTGCCGGCCGTGATCTTGAAGCCTTGGCTATCGGTTTGTACGAAGGTATTGATGAAGAATATTTAAAATACCGAAACGCTTCTATGGAATACCTAGCCTCTCAGCTTCTTGATGCAGGTGTTGCCATTCAAAACCCGGCAGGCGGACACGGTGTTTATGTTGATGCCAACGCCATGTTCCCGCACATTCCGTACTATCAATTCCCCGGCCACACTCTTTGCGTAGAGTTATATAAAGAAGCCGGAATCCGAACATGCGACATCGGTTCCTTTATGCTCGGAAACGATCCCGAAACCGGAGAACAAATCAAATCCGAATTCGAATTTGCCCGTCTTGCAATTCCGAGAAGAGTATACACACAATCTCACTTAGATGTTATTGCAGGAGCTTTAATCAACATTAAAGAAAGAGCATCTCAGGTGAAGGGCTACAAAATTATCTGGGAACCCCCGATTCTTAGACACTTCCAAGCTCATTTGGAACCCATAAAATAA
- the sppA gene encoding signal peptide peptidase SppA encodes MQENQEQKKRQGCFMAFFRGINILRLLIINIIFFFFFFSFLGVMGSIPSNTKTVERVPNEAVLMINPSGILTEKESDIFLAGIPAIGKKSAVLVSDIVKAIKNAAFDRRITSLYLDFSELSGLSSGHLSELGDALKVFKNSGKKIYAYAVGYSIPSYFLASYADRIGIDPLGEVSFAGFASRPVFFKGLEEKFGIKWNVIQAGTYKGMAETYSRDSLSQNVRSNLKSMFDDLWNKYTSDIAANRGMPPEKIIAFAENNNALIKKCEGNGAKAALEEGFVTDIASVDEFAANIGFADSKTFSVNVNTIGSASYNANFAEMPSQNSIGVIHLNGAISSTGTGRIDDSAVSYKIVELFDIAQDDPTVKAIVVRINSGGGEVFASEEIRRAIDRAKASGLPVVVSMGSVAASGAYWISSSADYIFASPYTITGSIGVLATAPSFKEAVKKYLGITSDLVYSGQKPSYSVLEEPSLEEKEVRQLEVMHIYKTFIETVARGRNLPEKTVEELAGGRVYSGEQALNLKLVDALGSLDEAVKYAAELANISGQYSVKEIKKPLPFTEALVKSILEDIDASTLSQMNFADIKAFTDFLNLKSKKGIYVYSPEYLIWEN; translated from the coding sequence ATGCAGGAAAACCAAGAACAAAAAAAGCGTCAGGGTTGTTTTATGGCGTTTTTTCGTGGAATAAACATTTTACGTTTGCTAATAATAAACATCATTTTCTTTTTTTTCTTTTTTTCATTTTTGGGGGTTATGGGCAGCATACCCTCTAACACAAAAACAGTAGAGCGCGTACCGAATGAGGCTGTCCTAATGATAAATCCTTCCGGAATTCTTACAGAAAAGGAATCGGATATTTTTTTGGCCGGCATTCCCGCAATCGGGAAAAAATCGGCAGTCCTCGTTTCGGACATTGTAAAGGCGATAAAAAATGCGGCCTTCGATAGACGGATAACAAGCCTTTATTTGGACTTCTCGGAATTGAGCGGACTCTCATCGGGACACTTAAGTGAACTGGGAGACGCTTTAAAAGTCTTTAAAAATTCCGGTAAGAAAATATATGCCTATGCTGTAGGCTATTCCATTCCCTCTTACTTTTTGGCTTCTTATGCAGACCGTATAGGCATCGATCCGCTGGGAGAAGTCTCCTTTGCAGGTTTTGCTTCCCGTCCGGTCTTTTTTAAAGGATTGGAAGAAAAATTCGGCATCAAGTGGAATGTGATACAGGCCGGAACCTACAAGGGTATGGCAGAAACTTATTCGCGGGATAGCCTTTCTCAAAATGTAAGATCCAATTTAAAATCCATGTTCGATGATTTATGGAATAAATACACTTCGGATATTGCAGCGAATAGAGGTATGCCGCCCGAAAAAATTATAGCTTTCGCCGAAAACAATAATGCCCTTATAAAAAAATGTGAAGGAAACGGAGCGAAGGCTGCTTTAGAAGAAGGCTTTGTTACCGATATTGCCTCAGTCGATGAATTTGCTGCAAACATAGGTTTTGCCGATAGTAAAACATTTTCGGTAAATGTAAACACAATAGGCTCTGCTTCATATAATGCAAATTTTGCAGAAATGCCCTCTCAAAATTCTATAGGTGTTATTCATCTAAACGGAGCGATCTCTTCTACCGGTACAGGGCGTATAGATGACTCTGCCGTAAGTTATAAAATTGTAGAACTTTTTGATATTGCCCAAGATGACCCGACTGTAAAGGCTATCGTTGTAAGAATAAATTCAGGCGGAGGAGAGGTTTTTGCTTCGGAAGAAATAAGACGGGCTATCGACAGAGCTAAAGCATCAGGTTTACCTGTTGTAGTTTCCATGGGTTCTGTTGCCGCTTCAGGAGCTTATTGGATTTCTTCTTCTGCAGATTATATTTTTGCAAGCCCTTACACAATTACCGGCTCAATCGGTGTATTGGCTACAGCTCCATCCTTTAAGGAAGCCGTAAAAAAATATCTGGGCATAACAAGCGATTTGGTTTATTCGGGACAAAAGCCTTCATATTCCGTTTTAGAAGAACCTTCGTTGGAAGAAAAAGAGGTAAGGCAGCTGGAAGTTATGCACATATATAAGACATTTATCGAAACCGTCGCAAGAGGAAGAAACCTTCCGGAAAAAACCGTTGAAGAGTTAGCCGGCGGCCGTGTCTATTCAGGTGAACAGGCCTTAAATTTAAAATTGGTTGATGCTTTGGGTTCTTTGGACGAGGCCGTAAAATATGCTGCAGAGCTTGCAAACATAAGCGGACAATATTCCGTAAAGGAAATAAAAAAGCCCCTGCCTTTTACGGAAGCTTTGGTAAAAAGTATTTTAGAAGATATTGATGCTTCGACGCTTTCGCAGATGAACTTTGCAGATATCAAAGCCTTCACTGACTTTTTAAATTTAAAATCAAAAAAAGGCATCTATGTTTACAGCCCCGAATATCTTATTTGGGAAAACTAA
- the ychF gene encoding redox-regulated ATPase YchF: protein MAINCGIVGLPNVGKSTIFSALTSAPAEAANYPFCTINPNVGIVSLPDARLKKLAEHFNPKKVIPATVEFVDIAGLVKGASKGEGLGNQFLSHIREVGVIAHVVRCFDNDDIVHVSGKIDPASDIETINIELALADLASLDKRAERAEKASRMGKEAQKEAAVVMRAIEKIRPLLQEGKGARLADLTDDERDAIYDTHLITMKPQMYVCNVDETGAQDSNPYIAAVKKIAESEGADTVVICGKFEAELADLESEEERLSFLAEVGLEESGLSQLARAAYHLIGLRTFFTAGEDECRAWTIHAGDTAPKAAGVIHTDFEKGFIKAEVYSFDDFVKYGSEQKIKEAGRYRQEGKAYVVNDGDVMFFKFNV, encoded by the coding sequence ATGGCTATAAATTGCGGAATTGTGGGTTTACCCAATGTAGGAAAATCGACTATATTTTCGGCTCTTACAAGTGCGCCGGCTGAGGCTGCTAATTATCCGTTTTGTACAATAAACCCCAATGTAGGAATTGTAAGTTTACCCGATGCCCGTTTAAAAAAATTAGCTGAACATTTTAATCCCAAAAAGGTAATTCCTGCAACCGTAGAATTTGTGGATATTGCAGGTCTTGTAAAGGGAGCTTCAAAGGGAGAGGGTTTAGGGAATCAGTTTTTGTCCCATATCAGAGAAGTCGGAGTTATTGCCCATGTTGTACGCTGTTTTGATAATGATGATATAGTCCATGTTTCGGGGAAAATAGATCCGGCTTCCGATATTGAAACGATAAATATCGAGCTCGCTCTTGCCGATCTTGCAAGTTTGGATAAAAGAGCCGAGCGTGCCGAAAAGGCGAGCCGCATGGGCAAGGAAGCTCAAAAAGAAGCTGCCGTTGTAATGCGGGCTATCGAAAAAATTCGCCCTCTTTTGCAGGAAGGAAAGGGCGCCCGCCTTGCCGACTTGACCGATGATGAAAGAGATGCAATCTACGACACCCATCTAATTACAATGAAGCCTCAAATGTATGTTTGCAATGTAGATGAAACAGGTGCCCAAGACAGTAATCCCTATATAGCGGCAGTTAAAAAGATTGCAGAATCGGAGGGGGCCGATACCGTTGTAATTTGCGGAAAGTTTGAGGCCGAATTAGCCGACCTTGAAAGTGAAGAAGAACGCCTAAGCTTTTTAGCTGAGGTAGGCTTAGAAGAATCGGGCCTTTCACAGCTTGCAAGGGCTGCTTATCACTTAATCGGGCTTAGAACCTTTTTTACGGCCGGAGAAGATGAGTGCCGTGCATGGACAATTCATGCCGGGGATACGGCTCCAAAAGCTGCCGGAGTTATTCATACCGACTTTGAAAAAGGATTTATAAAGGCTGAAGTATACAGCTTTGATGACTTTGTAAAATATGGAAGTGAACAAAAGATAAAGGAAGCAGGGCGTTACCGTCAAGAAGGGAAAGCCTATGTAGTAAATGACGGTGATGTTATGTTCTTTAAATTTAATGTTTAA
- a CDS encoding ATP-binding protein, with the protein MYRKISKDLEKWKNSKYRKPLILQGARQVGKTYSILEFGRENYENVVYFNFEMNPKLNETFKETLSPDYLLPILSNIAGKSIVKEKTLIVFDEIQLCEEALTALKYFYEEAPEYHILVAGSLLGVAVSRKKFSFPVGKVDMKTLYPMDMEEFLLAMGEEILVKEIKKSFDTNTPLSAALHDKAMILYRKYLIVGGMPECVKLFIETENYILVRHIQNTILASYLNDMSKYNNLNEIKKTRLAYDNITIQLSKKNTRFQYKMIKRGGRAAEFENAIEWLSLSGIVSLVYKVTRIKKPLENYRDIDSFKVYVSDLGLLLAKKDLSANDVLYMNDELNDFKGAMTENYVQVQLSINGYRTYYWESEREAEIDFIIKRKDKIIPIEVKSADNTRAKSLKVYMETYEPEYAVKLSSKNFGFENKKKIVPLYAAFCI; encoded by the coding sequence ATGTACAGAAAAATCAGCAAGGATTTGGAAAAATGGAAGAACAGCAAATATCGTAAACCACTCATATTGCAAGGAGCAAGACAGGTTGGCAAAACCTATTCTATCTTAGAGTTCGGCAGAGAAAATTATGAAAATGTAGTCTATTTCAATTTTGAGATGAATCCTAAGCTAAATGAAACCTTTAAAGAAACCTTAAGCCCCGATTACCTGCTTCCTATACTTTCCAATATTGCGGGTAAGTCCATCGTAAAAGAAAAAACATTGATTGTATTTGATGAAATTCAGCTTTGTGAAGAAGCCTTAACCGCACTAAAATACTTTTATGAAGAAGCACCTGAGTATCATATTCTGGTTGCCGGAAGTCTTCTCGGCGTTGCCGTGAGCAGAAAAAAATTTTCTTTTCCGGTTGGTAAGGTTGATATGAAAACGCTCTATCCTATGGACATGGAAGAGTTCCTCCTTGCTATGGGCGAAGAAATTCTCGTAAAAGAAATAAAAAAAAGCTTTGATACAAATACCCCCCTCTCCGCTGCCTTGCACGATAAGGCAATGATTCTTTATAGAAAATACCTCATCGTGGGAGGAATGCCCGAATGTGTAAAACTTTTTATTGAAACGGAAAATTATATCCTTGTCCGCCACATTCAAAATACTATACTGGCAAGCTATCTAAATGATATGAGTAAGTATAATAACTTAAATGAAATAAAAAAAACCAGACTTGCCTATGATAACATAACCATTCAGTTGTCAAAAAAAAATACACGCTTTCAATATAAAATGATTAAAAGAGGAGGAAGGGCAGCAGAATTTGAAAATGCAATCGAATGGCTGTCTCTTTCAGGTATTGTATCTCTTGTTTATAAGGTAACCCGGATTAAAAAGCCGCTTGAAAACTATCGTGATATAGATTCGTTTAAAGTTTATGTATCTGATTTGGGCCTACTGCTTGCAAAAAAAGATTTGTCGGCAAATGATGTACTTTATATGAATGATGAATTAAATGATTTTAAAGGCGCTATGACGGAAAACTATGTACAGGTTCAGCTTTCTATAAACGGTTATCGAACTTATTATTGGGAATCCGAGCGGGAAGCGGAAATAGACTTTATCATAAAACGAAAAGATAAGATTATTCCTATTGAGGTAAAATCGGCAGATAATACCAGAGCAAAGAGCCTAAAGGTTTATATGGAAACATATGAACCGGAATATGCCGTAAAACTTTCTTCAAAAAATTTCGGCTTTGAAAATAAAAAAAAGATTGTTCCTCTCTATGCCGCTTTTTGTATTTGA
- a CDS encoding class I SAM-dependent methyltransferase, translating to MSTKNLLDGVEDTLYIPLAARIYASEKFPKFFYDEKALSLKQYIPTDNIEKNTTEYFYMASVCRQQTIDKKVKKFLEENIQSNVVFLGAGLETAYNRINNVKSNFYQIDLPNVIDTRKKVLGNADNEKLLSGDMFTLDWVKEIDTSLPTMIVVSGVYQYFDEGKIIEMIKKMKSLILKGELVFDATNSTGLKLANKYVQKTGNVNAKMYFSVDNPKEFANITDTKLIEVDGFFDGALKHCEGLKFLTRIYMYFADKLHRTLVVHLKFN from the coding sequence ATGAGTACAAAAAACTTACTTGATGGTGTAGAAGATACATTATATATCCCGCTTGCAGCAAGAATATATGCATCCGAGAAATTTCCTAAATTTTTCTATGATGAAAAAGCATTGTCATTAAAACAATATATACCGACGGATAACATAGAAAAGAATACTACCGAATATTTTTATATGGCTAGTGTTTGCAGACAACAAACAATCGATAAAAAGGTAAAAAAATTTCTTGAAGAAAATATTCAAAGCAATGTAGTGTTTTTAGGAGCCGGCTTAGAAACCGCCTATAATCGTATCAATAATGTTAAATCTAACTTTTATCAAATAGATTTACCTAACGTTATAGATACCAGAAAAAAAGTATTAGGAAATGCAGATAATGAAAAACTGCTCTCAGGGGATATGTTTACTCTTGATTGGGTAAAAGAAATAGATACTTCATTGCCGACTATGATTGTTGTTTCGGGAGTATATCAGTACTTCGATGAAGGTAAAATTATAGAGATGATTAAAAAAATGAAGTCTTTAATTCTTAAAGGAGAATTGGTATTTGACGCAACAAATTCTACCGGATTAAAATTAGCTAATAAATATGTTCAAAAGACCGGTAATGTTAATGCTAAGATGTATTTTAGTGTCGATAACCCAAAGGAATTTGCAAATATTACTGATACAAAACTTATAGAGGTCGATGGATTTTTTGATGGAGCATTAAAACATTGTGAGGGATTAAAATTCCTAACCCGAATATATATGTATTTCGCCGATAAATTGCATAGAACATTGGTTGTTCACTTAAAATTCAATTAG